The window ccctcttcctcctctccctctcctcggCACTCAGTTGGCTGGCGGGAACTCTAGGTGATGAAGGCTGTATCACATCCACTGATAGGGCGCTGAGGAAGAGCTCCTCTGTTTCTGGGTTTGACCCTGATTGCCTTTCAACTGCAGGGTTGTCATCTGATACGCAGATTAACACCTCCTCCCGTGACACAATTCCTCCACATACAGCATCATCGTCTCCATCTAGTCCAGGCTTTACGTCCACTAACTCCTCCCGAGGTGAAAGAGTGGCCCCTCCCTGTGCCCTCGATGCCTTGTTGTGTTTCTGGTACGCCCTGGAGAACTTTTTTAGCTTCCGGTTCCTCTCCTGGGCTCCGTGGGTGTTGGTGCTGGAGGAGTCGATGCCGTAGACCCGGAGGCCGTACTGCAGAGACAGGAAGGAGCTCAGGTAGCCCTTACCCGAGCCTACATCTATCACCTGGGTGGGAGAGAAAGTAACCAGTTCAATCAAATGCCTCCTAAACAGAGCCTTGAAGGTTTTCATTGCAGGTTTAAAAATGTCACTCGACCTGTTTGACTCCACAGCGCTGGGCCAGACAGGCCACCACCTCAGACATTGACTGGACCTCATGAGATTTCTTAGAGTTCATAAACTCGTCTGTCACCAGCTCAGCATCTGGGttagacagaaaacaaaagtcatatttGCCCGAAATgtacctttaaaaaacaaaaacaaatgtgttcagATTGTCCATTGGTCCATACCTATAGCTGCTACTGGAGCACCAGACTTGGACCTGTTCTCTCTGAGGGCCTGCAGCAGCTCATCCCTGCTCATGCAGACTCCAAGGCCGGGTAGAGAGTGGGCCCTGGCCGCCTGCACCAGTTCACGGGTATCAACGAGTCGGTTTGTATCATTGCAAAACCCAAATGTAGTCCTGGTTTGCTCTGATTCTGgagaaagacacagaaataACAGTGAAGTTGCACAACATTGTTTTaggattttcatttaaatagttgttgttttttcatttttgggaGTTTTGAATTACCCTCTGTGTATGATGGAAAGCAAAACTAAACATTCAAATTTACCCAATTTCCCCCAAATGACAAAAAGTGGTATCCAGCCATCCAGATAGTTTAGGTGTTATGCTGCCCCCCCAATACAAAAGAGGggattgcaatttttttatttggctctttcatcattgaaaaaaaaacgtgttctAAACATTCAATAGCAAGATGGATTAAGCCACAATCTCACTGTGGACAAACTAGTTTTTATTGAAGAAATAGTCCCTGTGAAATCAGTTTGCTTCAATACCTCAAAAAATACTGAAAGTCTAATATTTATCTGCCTGGCTAGTAtgggaaatcattttttgtattttgggtgACACTTTAGATCAGACACTTTTCTGAGCATTTAGTtagaaaatatctaaatataaaacatttgaattattaaatgaattacttaattttttgggggggtggcatcctcaaaacaaaacaaacatttaaatatatataatagattttggtccatatttTCTGCAGACCACGCAGGCCTTTTCacaatttaagataagataaataagataaaataatcctttattagtcccgcagcggggaaatgtagaGGATTACAGCatcatagggtatagtgcaaactaaagagacatagtaaaaaataaataaaaaaaagatcaaaaataattattataaatagcaaataagcaataaaaacagtaaagaatccacaataactaacattttatatatacagacagaataactattataactattattgcaaaaCTTGGCAACCCAAAAGCTGCTTTAACTATTGTCCAGTACTAacttaaagataaaacattaataaataatttgttccCCTTAATAAAAGTTGTTGGTTACAACTTATAGAAAACCTGGGGGGGATGCATTCTTAGAAAGCACAATTCTacaaacttgtttttgtgtttaccatataaataaagaaatgtatggTAAATATGTATTACGATGGTATTTACCAttgaatacattaataataataataataataataataataattgcttaATTTTTAGGGTGGCatgctcaaaacaaaacaaaaattaaaatactttcCATTTGGTTAATAACACAGTAATACATGTTGGAAATCCATCAATACATTTgttgataaatacattttggtccATATTGTCTGCAGACCACACAGGCCttttcacaacctggcaacccaaaagcTGCTTTAACTATTGTCCAGTACTAacttaaagataaaacattaataaatactttgttCTCCCTTAATAAAACCCTTTGTTGCAACTTATAGAAAACCTTCATGCACAATTCTtcaaacttgtttttgtgtttaccatataaataaagaaatgtatggtaaatatgtatttctatgGTATTTACCATTGAATACATTAATTGCTTCATTTTTAGGGTGGCatgctcaaaacaaaacaaaaatgaaaatactttcCATTTGGTTAATAACACAGTAATACATGTTGATAAAtagattttggtccatattcTCTGCAGACCACACAGGCCttttcacaacctggcaacccaaaagcTGCTTTAACTATTGATTAGTACTAacttaaagataaaacattaataaataatgtgttCTCCCTTAATAAAACCCTTTGTTGCAACTTATAGAAAACCTTCATGCACAATTCTtcaaacttgtttttgtgtttaccatataaataaagaaatgtatggTAAATATGCATTACTATGGTATTCACCATTTACTCTGTGCTCtggcgccccctgctggtcaccACAGGAGCCCACAGCTGACAGGACCTCCTGAGGCGGCACGGCCACGAAGCGGTCCCACGCGTCGTGAGTGTAAAACTCCACCGTGTGAGCGTTGGCGATGCTCAGGCTCACAGACAGAAACCGCCTCACTTCATCTATTCCACGTTGAATGTCTGCGAGGCTGCATGGAGAGGACGACATGTTTAAAAAGCTTTCTGAAGGAGACCCGAGAGAAGCGTGGAAGTCCTCCTCCACTGCTGAGGCTCGCCTAGGCATGAGCAATGGATAACACTGCTCGATGATTTTACAATtataggataagataagattattattattattatattcctttattgatccccatggggaaattcaagtgttgcagcagctcaactacacagacacagacaataaatacacatactatacaactacacagacaataaatacacatactatacaactacacagacaataaatacacatactatacaactacacagacaataaatacacatactatacaactacacagacaataaatacacatactatacaactacacagacaataaatacacatactatacaactacacagacacagacaataaatacacatactatacaacaaaataaagatagaacaggaataaaaatgtacagtatataagataagataagataatcctttattagtcccgcagcggggaaatttgcaggcttacagcagcatagagtatagggCAAACAAGAGACACTGTGGACAAACTACTTTCTATTGAAGAAATAGTCCCTGTGAAATCAGTTTGCTTCAATACCTCAAAAAATACTGCAAGTGAAATATTTATCTGTCTGGCTAGTAtgggaaatcattttttgtattttgggtgACACTTTAGATCAGACACTTTTCTgagcatttaattaaaaaatatctaaatataaagaaattgaattattaaatgaattacttaatttttttgggggtggcatcctcaaaacaaaacaaaaattgaaatactttttatttggtTAATAACACAGTAATACATGTTGGAAATCCATCAATAAATGCCTGTTGATAAAtagattttggtccatatttTCTGCAGACCACGCAGGCCTTTTCacaatttaagataagataaaataagataaaataatcctttattagtcccgcagcagggaaattcaCAGGATTACAGCATCATCGGGTATagagcaaacaagagacatagtaaaaaaaaaaaaaaaaaaaaaaaaaaaaaaaaaaaaaaaagatcaaaaataattattataaatagcaaataagcaataaaaacagtaaagaatccacaataactgacattttatatatacagacagaataactattataactattattgcaaaaCTTGGCAACCCAAAAGCTGCTTTAACTATTGTCCAGTACTAacttaaagataaaacattaataaataatttgttccCCTTAATAAAAGTTGTTGGTTACAACTTATagaagtgcacacaagagacatagtagaagaaaaacaagataaaagtaaaaaatgaaaataaaaaaacaagtattataaataagcaataagaaacagtagaaaaacaacaataactgaaatattatatttacagacagaaaaaactattttaactattattgtacagtgtaatgtattgcacaggtttttattgtcatgtttttattgtcatgtgtcatgtggtctgctgggagcagagttggttgtgcaacctgacagcagcaggaaggaaggacatgCGGTACCTAATcctttattaattaattatattaattattaattaatatgaactaatttacaggattacagcagcataggttatagtgcaaacaagatacatagtaaaagaaaaacaagataaaataaaaaacaagtattataaataagcaataaaaacagtaaagaatccacaataactgaaatattatatgtacaaacagacaaactattatagctataattgcaaagtgtattgtattgcacaggtttttatcaTGTCAtgtgatgtattttttaaacaaaaatatacagaaGCATGCATAAAAAGGAAGGTAtttaatatgtgaaatataactaatatctttatttaagataagataagataagataatcctttattagtcccgcagcggggaaatttgcaggcttacaacagcgcagagtaaagtgcacacaagagacatagtagaagaagacaagataaaaaataaaaaatgaaaataaaaataaaataaaacaagtattataaataagcaataaaaaaacaacaataactgaaatattatatttacagacagaaaaactattataactattattgcactattattgcacagtggtACATTTGGTACGTTTTTAACaacattaatgtaattaaaacataatgtattcattattaaatgGTCCAGTTATTGAGACACCTGTTGGTATGTACAGTTGTACTCCATGACATCTATAAATGTCCTCTTGTTCACTTATGTGCCtcagaaatgtaaatacattggATCAATATCGGGATGCTCCGTGTTCGATTATTCATGCCTGCCTCGAACGCGTCATCACTCCGCGCCTGTGAGCAAATGGCATGCAGCCTGAACCCGCATGAGTGTGGTAAACATTAGACCTTTTCCTGGTAGCAAATTAAAGTGAAATGGCCCCCACAGATCAGAAAATGAAGAATAAGAAGTTTACACCCAAAGAAGGAAACTGGAATAAATCTAAACACAACCAGCAGGGTGTGAAGCAGAAGAGGAAATGGATCCCTGATCAAAAAGTGTATGAAGGAAGTGTTAAGGAAGGTGAGTTTGAGctaaaaacacatataaagcAAACATATCGACTTctaaagttatatatttttatctagATTATCATAATGCAAAACTCATCTGTCTGGATTTAAACTGGCATTTCTACATGACAACCtttgatcataataataataatgataataataactttatttatatagcacctttttaaaaacaaggtttacaaagtgctttcgacagacaagccagcaaaacagtgcaatagaagaaacattaagaacaatctttaggataaaactaaactaagaaacaaaatgaaataacaagtgagaatcaaataaaggaacaaaataaatacaatcaagtgaaataggtaaaatatagtaaatgaatataagataaaatactaagacaaaatgaaacattaaaactacgacgtcacataaaagccattctgtaaaaatgtgttttaacaagTGATCATGCCAAATATATcagtttttaatatatataatataatatttttgggCATTTAAAGGTCCACCAAGCAAacttgtattaaaataaattgtcatcTTAATATTCCATGGCTTCTGTCCTCAGGTCAGGGGTTTGCtttaaagaggaaggaaaaggtcAAACATGAGTACAACAAGCTGCTgcggaaggagaggaggaaacaaccAGAGTCCAAAGCTCTGTACAGGGAGGAGTACCCTGAACACCTCAAGCATCTGTACATGGCCGAGGCGCAGAAACTGAGGGACGAAGCCTGGACCAATAGAATGAACAGGAGTAAACTGAGAATCAAAGggcaggagaaagaggaagagatgggagaagctgctgctgctgctgatcctgctgctgctgatgctgctgctgctgctgctgctgagccagATCCAGAAGTTACTGGTGGATCTGAGCAGACGGATTCTGGCACTGGGAATCCTGAACCAAGTGCAGCCACAGATAAAGACGGGTGAGAAAATGTCCTGACATAATCCTCACATGAGGTGGGCAAGTTTAGCATGAATTTGTGAGATTCAGAGTGACTTTAAGTGATCTGGGGCTTTGTATGAAGACCGAGAAGTTCAATCACTACCCTAACCTGTGATGAGGGTGAAGCAGTGACCTCCGTCAGTTTAATTGGAAACATGAAAATAGCCTAAATTGGattgttgtttcattatttgtttcaCTCTTCTGctgttcattttcaaacatattgggaaacacagaataatattgccctaattatttttttcttccagtctTCCGATGAGCAACCGCATGAGGAAAAAAGTGCTGAAGAAGACCTCCTACCAGAAGACAAAAGAGGACTTTGAGGCAATCACAGAAAAACGGAGACAGAAGAAAGAGGTGAAATATTGAtcttttattgttcattttttaactattacc is drawn from Anoplopoma fimbria isolate UVic2021 breed Golden Eagle Sablefish chromosome 23, Afim_UVic_2022, whole genome shotgun sequence and contains these coding sequences:
- the mettl25 gene encoding methyltransferase-like protein 25 isoform X1; this translates as MSSSPCSLADIQRGIDEVRRFLSVSLSIANAHTVEFYTHDAWDRFVAVPPQEVLSAVGSCGDQQGAPEHRVNESEQTRTTFGFCNDTNRLVDTRELVQAARAHSLPGLGVCMSRDELLQALRENRSKSGAPVAAIDAELVTDEFMNSKKSHEVQSMSEVVACLAQRCGVKQVIDVGSGKGYLSSFLSLQYGLRVYGIDSSSTNTHGAQERNRKLKKFSRAYQKHNKASRAQGGATLSPREELVDVKPGLDGDDDAVCGGIVSREEVLICVSDDNPAVERQSGSNPETEELFLSALSVDVIQPSSPRVPASQLSAEERERRKRENLERKAQNRTASASVMFSPLTSYVTAETELRELINELEDAVMVGLHTCGDLAPSTLRMFVAKPELAAVCSVGCCYHLLSEEFDPAGQEGLRGVCGFPLSQFLRDGSWFCGRNARMSACLALERVSHGKGIQMESLFFRAVLHVILRDHYSSFKSEKRVGNVYSKAKSFVDYVRRALRRLELDELKQLSDGDIQDYHDTYRPRMDEMHAFNMLKVTLAPCIEGLILLDRLCYLKEQEDLSFSALVQLFDPLLSPRCYAVVGLKS
- the ccdc59 gene encoding thyroid transcription factor 1-associated protein 26 homolog, yielding MAPTDQKMKNKKFTPKEGNWNKSKHNQQGVKQKRKWIPDQKVYEGSVKEGQGFALKRKEKVKHEYNKLLRKERRKQPESKALYREEYPEHLKHLYMAEAQKLRDEAWTNRMNRSKLRIKGQEKEEEMGEAAAAADPAAADAAAAAAAEPDPEVTGGSEQTDSGTGNPEPSAATDKDGLPMSNRMRKKVLKKTSYQKTKEDFEAITEKRRQKKEEYQKNSQQREEAIQKYKQKKMDTFQMLSKKTKKGQPNLNLQMEYLLQKITQGTEK
- the mettl25 gene encoding methyltransferase-like protein 25 isoform X2 gives rise to the protein MSSSPCSLADIQRGIDEVRRFLSVSLSIANAHTVEFYTHDAWDRFVAVPPQEVLSAVGSCGDQQGAPEHRVNESEQTRTTFGFCNDTNRLVDTRELVQAARAHSLPGLGVCMSRDELLQALRENRSKSGAPVAAIDAELVTDEFMNSKKSHEVQSMSEVVACLAQRCGVKQVIDVGSGKGYLSSFLSLQYGLRVYGIDSSSTNTHGAQERNRKLKKFSRAYQKHNKASRAQGGATLSPREELVDVKPGLDGDDDAVCGGIVSREEVLICVSDDNPAVERQSGSNPETEELFLSALSVDVIQPSSPRVPASQLSAEERERRKRENLERKAQNRTASASVMFSPLTSYVTAETELRELINELEDAVMVGLHTCGDLAPSTLRMFVAKPELAAVCSVGCCYHLLSEEFDPAGQEGLRGVCGFPLSQFLRDGSWFCGRNARMSACLALERVSHGKGIQMESLFFRAVLHVILRDHYSSFKSEKRVGNVYSKAKSFVDYVRRALRRLELDELKLSDGDIQDYHDTYRPRMDEMHAFNMLKVTLAPCIEGLILLDRLCYLKEQEDLSFSALVQLFDPLLSPRCYAVVGLKS